From Halobacteriovorax sp. HLS, the proteins below share one genomic window:
- a CDS encoding FliG C-terminal domain-containing protein, with amino-acid sequence MKMWSTYRKDIIISKLRKICENSEVVTLWQNRNGEKIKFSGVITEVNDSNTIIELDPSYKKSEYPLTKDETLFVHYAAGDALFKKETFMTKELEINFKTPVELMMKERRKIERFSFKYQDFKNVTFKTSSNGDNSNVRTLSSILKDLSTEGLSLVIHESEIKGLSEGDSVYITAITDQKMDSGHLGEIKYIAPYTVGVESDSQLFKIGVAFTESMEAVTYKSIHSIVDKKQTKLKGLSVDTFNGLTESEQEKLLRKISEDNHVLSNNIREQIEVIDRLRYLTTQMKQKFLLEVNLDLLAAALRMSSKELVYELMSEVTDTMREEFLYKLDIAKAPSAINKAQDEIVKFMREKERAGELVLDPESFETLV; translated from the coding sequence ATGAAGATGTGGTCAACGTATCGAAAAGATATAATTATTTCTAAGCTACGCAAAATCTGTGAGAATTCAGAGGTTGTAACTCTTTGGCAAAATAGAAACGGTGAAAAGATAAAGTTCTCTGGAGTTATCACTGAAGTTAATGACTCAAACACTATCATAGAGTTAGATCCGTCCTATAAAAAATCAGAGTATCCTCTTACTAAAGACGAAACTCTCTTCGTTCACTATGCGGCCGGAGATGCTCTTTTTAAAAAAGAAACTTTCATGACTAAAGAGCTTGAGATAAATTTCAAAACTCCTGTTGAACTTATGATGAAAGAGAGAAGAAAAATAGAACGCTTCTCATTTAAGTATCAAGATTTTAAAAATGTAACTTTTAAGACTTCTTCTAATGGAGACAATTCTAATGTAAGGACCTTGTCTTCTATTTTAAAAGACCTTTCTACTGAAGGGCTTAGTCTTGTTATTCATGAATCAGAGATCAAGGGCCTTAGTGAAGGAGATAGCGTTTATATTACTGCTATAACTGATCAGAAAATGGATTCGGGTCATCTTGGTGAGATAAAGTATATTGCTCCTTACACAGTCGGAGTGGAGTCTGATTCTCAGTTATTTAAAATTGGAGTGGCATTTACTGAGTCAATGGAAGCTGTCACTTATAAGTCTATTCATTCAATCGTAGATAAAAAGCAAACAAAGCTAAAGGGCTTAAGTGTTGATACATTTAATGGACTTACGGAGAGTGAACAAGAAAAGCTATTACGTAAGATTTCAGAAGATAATCATGTTCTCTCAAATAATATTAGGGAGCAAATTGAAGTTATTGATCGCTTGAGGTACTTAACGACACAGATGAAACAAAAATTTCTTCTTGAGGTTAATCTAGACCTTCTTGCAGCGGCACTGAGAATGAGTTCTAAAGAGCTGGTTTATGAGCTCATGAGTGAAGTAACAGATACGATGAGAGAGGAATTTCTTTATAAGTTAGATATTGCCAAAGCGCCCTCTGCAATTAATAAGGCCCAAGACGAGATTGTAAAGTTTATGAGGGAAAAAGAAAGAGCAGGGGAGCTAGTGCTTGATCCAGAGTCATTCGAAACTTTGGTTTAG
- a CDS encoding prolyl oligopeptidase family serine peptidase: MKLLLFLSTLVLLSCSHISSSKKTYSGHGAESVSSEDLNLYAPKALAKELVNEIESQQEIRTTGLGQLSPNGKNLFFSWSVTGTSQVWKIDGPMRFPIQLTGGDNPTYLQDITEDGKWLIHSRDDGGNEYPSLYKQSPSGGPLELIFGQDKIKTTYMRQSRDGKYIYFRANNISPTVWGIYKMNLATMDKELLFKGEGYWSITDLGEDGEMLLSHATGNVTNEIYTFNEKTKKLSPLLGQNESESYYVKYSAQKGHYLVQTNKFSDFHKLYLYDTKKFKAISTRESMDVSSFSKSRNDERILILYNNNGRYEIEGISARNYKQIRLPKMSSALHTYFGDSTSNGRYTIFGQSFYNKPRSSFVYDWSRGTLVEWTLPSTPEVKTDHFTQWTNEYYLAEDGTKIPMIVKRPKQCIKKSCPVIISFHGGPEGQSIPSFSTVSEMYASRGFVYVKPNVRGSRGYGKKWLNADNGAKRLDVITDIRDCAVHVQKHWSFDGVVPKIGVTGGSYGGYSTLYAMTVFADYFDAGVARVGMSSLVTFLENTAPHRRYVRETEYGSLEKDRDVLEKLSPINYIDRLKNPLMIIQGVNDPRVPAGESIQFKKMLDSKGIKSTLVLFRDEGHGVKKRKNRTLQTGHTLNFFMENLL, from the coding sequence TTGAAATTACTACTATTTCTAAGTACGTTAGTACTTCTATCTTGTTCTCATATATCTTCGTCAAAAAAAACTTATTCTGGCCATGGGGCAGAGAGTGTATCTAGTGAGGACTTAAACCTCTACGCACCTAAGGCGCTGGCTAAAGAACTTGTTAATGAAATTGAATCTCAGCAAGAGATCAGGACAACTGGTCTTGGCCAACTCTCACCAAATGGTAAAAATCTATTCTTTTCATGGTCTGTAACTGGGACGAGTCAGGTCTGGAAGATAGATGGTCCTATGAGGTTTCCAATTCAGTTAACAGGGGGAGATAATCCAACATATCTACAGGATATAACAGAAGATGGGAAATGGCTTATTCATAGCAGAGATGATGGTGGAAATGAGTATCCGTCACTTTATAAACAGTCTCCATCTGGTGGGCCTTTAGAGCTTATTTTTGGGCAAGATAAGATTAAGACCACTTATATGCGACAATCCAGAGATGGAAAATATATTTATTTTAGGGCCAATAATATCTCCCCAACAGTATGGGGGATTTATAAGATGAATCTAGCTACAATGGATAAAGAGTTGTTGTTTAAAGGGGAAGGTTATTGGAGCATAACTGATCTGGGTGAAGATGGGGAAATGCTACTTTCACATGCGACTGGAAATGTCACAAATGAGATCTACACTTTTAATGAAAAGACTAAAAAATTATCACCATTACTAGGTCAAAATGAGTCGGAGTCTTACTACGTAAAATATTCCGCTCAAAAAGGTCATTATCTCGTACAAACAAATAAGTTCTCTGATTTTCATAAGCTCTATCTTTATGACACAAAGAAATTTAAAGCAATATCAACTAGAGAGTCAATGGATGTTTCGAGCTTTTCAAAGTCTAGGAATGATGAACGAATTTTAATTCTTTATAATAATAATGGACGTTATGAAATAGAAGGTATTAGCGCCAGAAACTATAAACAAATCAGACTTCCAAAAATGAGTTCGGCTTTACATACTTACTTTGGAGACTCAACTTCGAATGGGCGCTACACAATTTTTGGACAGAGCTTCTACAATAAACCTCGAAGCAGCTTTGTTTATGATTGGAGTAGAGGGACTTTAGTTGAATGGACATTGCCTAGTACTCCTGAAGTTAAAACAGATCACTTCACGCAGTGGACTAATGAATACTATCTTGCAGAAGATGGAACAAAGATACCAATGATTGTAAAGCGACCTAAGCAATGTATTAAAAAGAGTTGTCCTGTCATAATTTCTTTTCACGGAGGTCCGGAAGGACAATCTATTCCAAGCTTTAGCACTGTTTCAGAAATGTACGCCAGTAGAGGCTTTGTTTACGTTAAGCCTAATGTTAGAGGAAGTAGAGGTTATGGAAAAAAGTGGCTTAATGCGGATAATGGGGCCAAGAGATTGGACGTTATAACTGACATTCGAGATTGTGCCGTCCATGTACAAAAACATTGGAGTTTTGATGGTGTTGTTCCTAAGATTGGTGTCACAGGGGGCTCTTATGGAGGGTATTCTACTCTATACGCTATGACTGTTTTCGCTGATTACTTTGACGCTGGTGTTGCGAGGGTAGGTATGAGCAGTTTAGTAACTTTCTTAGAAAATACAGCGCCACATAGAAGATATGTTCGAGAAACAGAGTATGGATCACTAGAGAAAGACCGAGACGTTTTAGAGAAGCTATCTCCAATTAACTATATTGATAGATTAAAAAATCCTCTCATGATTATTCAAGGAGTCAACGACCCGCGAGTTCCTGCAGGTGAGTCTATTCAGTTTAAAAAAATGTTAGATAGTAAAGGAATTAAGTCAACTTTAGTTCTCTTTCGAGATGAAGGACACGGAGTTAAAAAGCGTAAGAACAGAACTCTACAAACAGGTCATACATTAAATTTCTTTATGGAGAATCTATTGTAG
- a CDS encoding putative zinc-binding metallopeptidase, whose amino-acid sequence MNKLNNNLLKVPLCSLNLDFSDSVVEKAIEIVRSELDLKGIKIELHFWISDEWFCPDGITGIAIPFYLLSKELIELEKQYIGYAEGEDLNWCLKLIRHEVAHALDNAYGLRELTKRAELFGRVQTPYPKEYTRRPYSKRYVINLEENYAQSHPEEDWAETFAVWLDPNSNWKKKYAKWPAIMKLEYVDSVMRKLNPRELITCEDTLDEISTLSITVEKYLERKLKSKNKYKKQLFGRNLNRIFKPGSHNNASSFLSKREKEICSKVAKTTNQYHYIVKDVFKELKQECKAKSLTLKKPSSQTKKEIEALLYRKTISYIKQGQHKVIM is encoded by the coding sequence ATGAATAAACTCAATAACAATCTCCTAAAGGTACCTCTTTGCAGTCTTAATTTAGACTTCTCAGACTCAGTCGTAGAGAAGGCCATTGAGATAGTGCGTAGTGAGCTCGACTTAAAGGGAATCAAGATAGAACTTCATTTTTGGATATCTGACGAATGGTTCTGTCCTGACGGTATCACAGGGATTGCTATTCCCTTCTATCTACTCAGCAAAGAGTTAATCGAACTAGAGAAACAATATATAGGATACGCAGAAGGAGAAGATCTTAATTGGTGTTTGAAGCTTATTAGGCACGAGGTAGCACATGCCCTAGATAATGCCTACGGCCTTAGAGAGCTTACAAAAAGAGCAGAATTATTTGGCCGTGTCCAAACCCCATACCCCAAAGAATATACCCGAAGGCCATACTCAAAAAGGTATGTAATCAATCTAGAGGAAAACTACGCTCAATCTCACCCGGAAGAAGATTGGGCTGAAACATTTGCTGTTTGGCTTGATCCGAACTCTAATTGGAAAAAGAAATACGCGAAGTGGCCGGCCATAATGAAACTAGAATATGTAGATAGTGTAATGAGAAAACTCAATCCTAGAGAGTTAATTACCTGTGAAGATACTCTAGATGAAATTTCAACTCTCTCAATTACAGTGGAGAAATACTTAGAAAGAAAACTAAAGTCAAAGAATAAGTATAAGAAGCAATTATTTGGAAGAAACTTAAATCGTATATTTAAACCTGGTAGTCATAATAATGCCTCTAGCTTTCTTTCCAAAAGAGAAAAAGAGATTTGCTCTAAAGTTGCAAAAACTACAAATCAATACCATTATATAGTTAAGGATGTTTTTAAAGAACTTAAGCAGGAGTGCAAAGCAAAAAGCTTAACACTTAAAAAACCGAGTTCTCAAACCAAGAAAGAAATTGAAGCTCTCTTGTATAGAAAAACAATTTCATATATCAAGCAAGGACAACATAAGGTTATTATGTGA
- a CDS encoding ATP-grasp domain-containing protein, whose product MKILVLMHKDLVPPLSKTEDEFDRDEVPWITEWDVMRGLEALGHTAIAVGVISDLKVIKDAIDEYSPHLIFNLLEEFDGEVLFDQNVVSYLELLRVPYTGCNPRGLMLARDKALAKKILLYHRLKTPRFQVFPKNKKTKKNKSLSFPLIVKCLTEEASLAISKASVVHSEEKLYERVQYINHKIGVDAIVEEFIEGREFYVGILGNYKLKPLPIWELKFEKVEHPEKEFYSRSAKWNTKYRNRKGITTTFATVSKEEEEIINKVCKRAYKHLNLNGYARIDLRMTNTGEVYIIEVNPNPNISKDDDFATSANHLGMTYPMVLKDILKLAKGWAKKV is encoded by the coding sequence GTGAAAATTTTGGTTCTCATGCACAAGGATCTAGTGCCACCACTTAGCAAAACAGAAGATGAATTCGACAGAGATGAAGTTCCTTGGATAACCGAGTGGGATGTCATGAGAGGTCTTGAGGCCCTTGGTCACACTGCAATCGCAGTTGGAGTGATATCAGATCTAAAAGTAATCAAAGATGCTATCGATGAATATAGTCCTCACTTAATCTTTAACTTACTTGAAGAATTTGATGGAGAGGTTCTATTCGATCAAAATGTTGTTAGTTATTTAGAACTCCTTAGAGTTCCCTATACGGGATGTAATCCACGTGGGCTTATGCTTGCTAGGGATAAGGCCCTGGCCAAGAAAATATTACTTTATCACCGACTAAAGACGCCTCGTTTTCAGGTTTTTCCAAAGAATAAAAAAACTAAGAAAAATAAGTCCCTGTCTTTTCCACTCATTGTAAAATGTCTTACCGAGGAAGCTTCCCTCGCCATATCTAAAGCTTCAGTTGTTCATAGTGAAGAAAAGCTCTATGAGAGAGTCCAATATATAAATCACAAAATTGGAGTTGACGCTATTGTTGAGGAGTTTATTGAAGGCAGAGAGTTTTATGTAGGTATTCTTGGTAATTACAAATTAAAGCCCTTACCTATTTGGGAATTAAAGTTTGAAAAGGTAGAACATCCTGAAAAAGAATTCTACTCCAGAAGCGCTAAGTGGAATACTAAGTACAGAAATAGAAAAGGAATCACGACAACTTTTGCAACTGTTAGCAAAGAGGAAGAAGAAATAATAAACAAAGTTTGTAAGCGTGCCTACAAGCATTTAAATCTAAATGGATATGCTCGTATAGATCTTAGAATGACTAACACTGGTGAAGTCTATATTATTGAAGTGAATCCAAATCCAAATATTTCTAAAGACGATGACTTTGCAACTAGCGCTAATCATTTAGGAATGACGTATCCAATGGTTCTCAAAGATATTTTAAAACTGGCAAAGGGCTGGGCCAAGAAAGTCTAA
- a CDS encoding response regulator, translated as MKLTNTLRILVVEDDVDTRNLIKVILRKTGFKNLSSAVDGEDALKVMKVSYMEDKPIQLILADWNMPRLDGISFLNKLKQSNDFKEVPFLMITADSDRAHVVEAINSGVSGYLIKPITPDKLNQKIVQVVKNAP; from the coding sequence ATGAAATTAACAAATACTCTAAGAATTCTTGTTGTTGAAGATGATGTAGATACGAGAAACTTAATTAAAGTCATTTTAAGAAAGACAGGATTCAAAAACCTATCTTCTGCGGTCGATGGAGAGGATGCTCTCAAAGTTATGAAAGTTTCTTATATGGAAGACAAGCCTATTCAATTAATCTTAGCTGACTGGAATATGCCTCGGCTTGATGGAATCAGTTTTTTAAATAAATTAAAACAAAGCAATGACTTTAAAGAAGTTCCTTTTCTTATGATTACTGCTGATAGCGATAGGGCACATGTCGTTGAGGCGATTAATTCGGGAGTATCTGGTTACTTGATAAAACCTATAACTCCAGACAAATTGAATCAAAAAATTGTTCAAGTCGTAAAAAATGCACCTTAG
- a CDS encoding START domain-containing protein: protein MKKFTFIILLFCSSVFGNELEKHFRADAWEKVYSKDGVLVHSQKAKDSQIVGFKAESVLDASLENVLQVLRDVEGTSRWAPNMVEKKTIEDISDVKAVTYNNNDLPWPATDRDMVLINELRLDRKNKVLVVDTHSVTHEKYPHFDDIVRADMPYGTLEFRRKDKKAWVRMTILVDPKGSIPIWLVNMLQKMLPLQFLKALEKEAQLKKPENLPGVKKLLAELDSL from the coding sequence TTGAAAAAATTTACTTTTATAATCCTACTTTTTTGTTCAAGTGTCTTTGGGAATGAACTTGAAAAGCACTTTCGAGCTGATGCCTGGGAAAAAGTTTATAGTAAAGATGGAGTACTGGTTCACTCTCAAAAAGCAAAGGATTCACAAATAGTAGGGTTTAAGGCCGAGTCGGTCTTAGATGCATCTCTTGAAAATGTATTACAAGTACTCAGAGATGTTGAGGGCACGTCACGTTGGGCCCCAAATATGGTCGAGAAAAAAACGATAGAAGATATTTCAGATGTGAAGGCCGTTACTTATAATAATAATGATCTACCTTGGCCTGCTACGGATAGAGATATGGTTTTAATTAATGAATTAAGACTAGATCGTAAAAATAAAGTCTTAGTCGTTGATACCCATTCTGTCACACACGAAAAGTATCCTCACTTTGATGACATAGTTCGAGCAGATATGCCGTACGGAACACTCGAATTTAGAAGAAAAGATAAAAAAGCTTGGGTTAGGATGACCATTTTAGTTGATCCAAAAGGTTCTATTCCTATTTGGCTAGTAAATATGCTTCAAAAAATGCTTCCTCTTCAGTTCTTAAAAGCTCTAGAAAAAGAGGCCCAATTAAAGAAGCCTGAGAACCTTCCGGGAGTAAAGAAGCTTCTTGCTGAGCTTGATTCCCTCTAG
- a CDS encoding PDC sensor domain-containing protein: MKTLIIICLALSMVPTLADNIKDRAKSKASKYISGAFTGTEIITQLKKSNAPKARESKNAPADIDAKDKQWRAWKKGAAQPQFVKDVLDAQCSQLLAGFNSRYRFATEAFVMNNRGETICASPPTSDYDQGDEEKWFNVFVNGEDPHISEPEKDESSGEFQLQVSYPIKEGTSKLGVITIGVKTK, translated from the coding sequence ATGAAGACACTAATAATAATTTGCTTAGCACTTTCTATGGTCCCTACTCTCGCTGACAACATAAAGGATCGAGCAAAATCTAAAGCGAGTAAATATATTTCTGGTGCCTTTACAGGTACGGAGATAATTACTCAATTAAAGAAATCAAACGCACCAAAAGCAAGAGAATCAAAAAATGCTCCTGCCGACATTGATGCAAAAGATAAACAATGGAGAGCATGGAAAAAAGGTGCTGCTCAACCACAATTTGTGAAAGATGTTTTAGACGCTCAGTGCTCACAATTACTAGCAGGCTTTAATTCTCGCTATAGATTTGCAACAGAAGCTTTTGTAATGAACAATCGAGGAGAAACAATTTGCGCCTCACCACCAACTTCTGACTATGACCAAGGAGATGAAGAGAAGTGGTTCAATGTTTTTGTTAATGGTGAAGACCCTCATATAAGTGAGCCAGAAAAAGATGAGAGTTCAGGGGAATTCCAATTACAAGTCTCATATCCAATAAAGGAAGGAACTTCAAAATTGGGTGTTATTACCATCGGCGTAAAAACGAAGTAA
- a CDS encoding CBS domain-containing protein, whose protein sequence is MQVESTRESSLVSIKVKDIMTTELFVLSPDHNLKDLDTIMNWKSVRHIPVVENNKMVGLITHRDLLKVLVEMYSSLSTNADLRESILVGEVMNKEIFVVYPETPLQEAASIIKEKKLGCLPVVDEQTNSLIGIITEADFVKFFVDQDILTMS, encoded by the coding sequence ATGCAAGTAGAATCAACTAGAGAATCCTCTCTTGTTTCCATTAAAGTTAAAGATATAATGACAACTGAGCTATTCGTGCTCTCTCCAGATCATAATCTAAAAGACTTAGACACTATAATGAACTGGAAATCAGTAAGGCATATACCTGTTGTCGAAAATAATAAAATGGTAGGACTCATTACCCATAGAGACTTACTTAAAGTACTTGTCGAGATGTACTCATCACTTTCCACCAATGCAGACCTAAGAGAGTCAATACTTGTTGGAGAAGTAATGAACAAAGAGATCTTTGTTGTGTACCCTGAAACTCCTCTACAAGAAGCTGCTTCAATTATAAAAGAAAAGAAACTTGGTTGTTTGCCTGTTGTAGATGAGCAAACAAATTCCCTAATCGGTATTATTACTGAAGCTGACTTTGTGAAGTTCTTCGTTGATCAAGATATATTAACAATGAGCTAA
- a CDS encoding ParB/Srx family N-terminal domain-containing protein: protein MILQLITILVLNLFANPFSVEIETIRPTQFSIGKKEALKKIKKIEKLYAKGKLSKYLEKKTAPAIKGPENHLWIIDRHHTSYAILNSDIPSAYKRIQVRVIHDWSNLERKEFQAKMIKNNFVYLKDTDFRPIAFNKLPRHIADLVDNPLRSIASRALDEKCYKKTDTPYQQFYWAEHFYNMGTPNKLVELSEVLPLCHIREARELPGFIK from the coding sequence ATGATTCTACAACTAATAACAATTCTAGTCCTTAATCTATTTGCTAATCCATTTAGTGTTGAAATTGAAACAATTAGACCAACTCAATTTAGTATTGGAAAAAAAGAGGCCTTAAAGAAAATTAAGAAAATTGAAAAACTTTACGCCAAGGGTAAACTTTCAAAATATCTAGAAAAGAAAACTGCTCCTGCTATTAAAGGACCCGAGAATCACTTATGGATAATTGACAGACATCACACTAGCTACGCCATTTTAAATTCTGACATTCCATCAGCATATAAGAGAATACAAGTAAGAGTTATTCATGATTGGAGTAATCTAGAGCGTAAAGAGTTTCAAGCTAAGATGATCAAGAATAACTTTGTCTACCTTAAAGACACCGACTTTAGGCCAATTGCATTCAATAAACTTCCAAGACATATAGCAGACCTAGTAGACAATCCCTTGAGAAGTATTGCCTCCAGAGCATTAGATGAAAAATGTTACAAAAAAACAGATACTCCCTATCAGCAATTCTACTGGGCCGAACACTTCTACAATATGGGTACTCCAAATAAACTAGTAGAATTGAGTGAGGTTCTTCCTCTGTGCCACATTAGAGAAGCACGAGAACTGCCTGGATTTATTAAATAG
- a CDS encoding extracellular solute-binding protein: protein MKTIIFLLLVSALSIQASELTIYTSRKEHLIKPILDLYTKETGVKFKYTTNKDGALIERLKAEGSSTPADLLFTVDGGNLWFASTQNLLEPISSKTLEENIPSNFKDPKNQWFGLSLRARTIVYSTKRVKESELSTYQDLADKKWKGRLCLRTSKKVYNQSLVAELIDTLGKEEAKRVVAGWVANNVEIFSNDTAAIKAIIAGQCDVTIVNTYYFGRLLKENKDLPVKIFWPNQKTKLGVHINVSGAGVLKYSKHKKEATKFLEWLSSGKAQELFASVNMEYPANPNVNLDPLVKSWGSFKSDKEFNLSKAGMLQKDAIKLMHEVHYK, encoded by the coding sequence ATGAAAACTATAATCTTCTTACTACTAGTATCTGCCCTATCTATTCAGGCCAGTGAACTTACGATTTATACTTCAAGAAAAGAGCATTTAATAAAGCCAATTCTAGACCTTTACACTAAAGAAACTGGCGTAAAATTTAAATATACAACTAACAAAGATGGTGCCTTAATTGAGAGATTAAAAGCAGAAGGAAGCTCAACTCCAGCTGACCTACTCTTTACAGTTGATGGTGGAAACTTATGGTTTGCATCTACTCAGAACCTACTAGAGCCTATTAGCAGCAAAACACTAGAAGAAAATATCCCTAGCAATTTTAAAGATCCAAAAAATCAATGGTTCGGTTTATCTCTTAGGGCCAGAACAATAGTATATAGTACTAAAAGAGTTAAAGAGTCAGAGCTTTCTACTTACCAAGATCTAGCAGATAAGAAATGGAAAGGAAGGCTTTGCCTAAGAACTTCGAAGAAAGTTTACAATCAATCACTAGTCGCTGAACTCATCGATACTCTTGGAAAAGAAGAAGCTAAGAGAGTTGTTGCAGGATGGGTTGCCAATAATGTTGAGATCTTCTCTAATGATACTGCGGCAATAAAAGCTATTATTGCTGGTCAATGTGACGTCACAATTGTGAATACTTATTACTTTGGAAGACTACTAAAAGAAAATAAAGATCTTCCTGTAAAAATATTCTGGCCAAATCAGAAAACAAAGCTTGGAGTACATATAAATGTTTCAGGAGCAGGTGTTCTAAAATATTCTAAGCATAAGAAAGAAGCTACAAAGTTTTTAGAATGGCTATCTAGTGGAAAGGCACAAGAGCTATTTGCTTCTGTAAATATGGAATATCCAGCAAATCCAAATGTTAACTTAGACCCATTAGTAAAAAGCTGGGGAAGTTTCAAATCTGACAAAGAGTTTAATTTATCCAAAGCTGGAATGCTACAAAAGGATGCTATCAAGCTAATGCATGAAGTTCATTACAAATAG
- a CDS encoding iron ABC transporter permease → MKFITNSFGGLNNKHSTQKVFILAICTLIMLPFMALIYKAIFGFEADPTVWDHALKNVVPSVIYNTFMLAVLTLLFSLTLGLIAAWLCSFTNFKYKKLLHFLSIVPLIFPLYVLAFIYVGLFEYSSGFMEFFRESLDINLHSYFKIKSILGSSLIFSFGLFPYVYLMLKQSFDNQGPQLFQVSRSLGLSKIQTFFKISIPMARPWILAATTIILMETLADFGAVSVFNVDTFTTAIYQSWTGMYSLSTATKLSTFLIVVAIFILLIEVKYTEKQKYTSKKSNKSNNIFILSKSQQLIASVWLLITALLTFIIPITQLLLWVRNLITIEQIEKNIPYLLNSIKIALTTAIITTIVALLVCAGAKLINSKFWTRVNKASTLGYAIPGSIIAVAVFSLFTQIKSILGPSIDQNTFLYIILIVGLMTRFLSLAFKSIESALKKISNNTDKAARSMGARPIEILHKIYIPIIKGGISSAFIMIFIEVMKEMPMTLMLRPFGHDTLSVKVYEFTSEGEWEKASIAGLMIVLTGMISVALLIFSSRQKRERI, encoded by the coding sequence ATGAAGTTCATTACAAATAGTTTTGGAGGCTTAAACAACAAGCATTCCACTCAAAAAGTATTCATTCTAGCAATATGTACTCTAATCATGTTGCCCTTTATGGCCTTAATTTATAAGGCCATTTTTGGTTTTGAAGCTGACCCTACAGTATGGGATCATGCTCTAAAGAATGTAGTGCCATCTGTTATTTATAATACATTCATGCTCGCCGTTTTGACTTTATTATTTTCACTGACACTAGGGCTTATCGCGGCATGGCTTTGCTCATTTACAAACTTTAAATACAAAAAGTTATTACACTTCCTCTCAATAGTTCCACTAATCTTTCCACTATATGTTCTAGCGTTTATTTATGTTGGATTATTTGAGTACTCTTCTGGATTCATGGAGTTTTTTCGTGAGTCTTTGGATATTAATCTTCATAGCTATTTTAAGATAAAGTCTATTCTAGGAAGTTCATTGATTTTTTCTTTTGGATTATTTCCTTATGTATATTTAATGTTAAAACAATCTTTTGATAATCAAGGGCCACAACTATTCCAAGTCTCGAGGTCACTGGGTCTAAGCAAAATACAAACATTTTTTAAAATCTCAATTCCTATGGCAAGGCCGTGGATTCTTGCCGCCACCACAATTATTTTAATGGAAACTCTCGCCGACTTTGGAGCCGTGTCAGTTTTCAATGTAGATACATTCACAACTGCAATTTACCAATCATGGACAGGTATGTACTCTCTTTCAACAGCAACGAAGCTAAGTACTTTCCTAATAGTAGTGGCAATTTTTATACTTTTAATAGAAGTGAAATATACTGAAAAACAAAAATACACTTCTAAAAAGAGTAACAAGAGTAATAATATCTTTATCCTTTCAAAATCGCAGCAACTTATTGCTTCAGTATGGCTACTAATTACAGCTTTACTAACTTTTATAATCCCGATAACTCAACTACTCTTGTGGGTAAGAAACCTTATTACAATAGAGCAAATTGAAAAGAATATTCCTTATCTTTTAAATTCAATTAAGATTGCTCTTACCACCGCTATCATAACTACTATAGTTGCATTACTTGTGTGCGCGGGAGCAAAACTTATAAACAGTAAGTTTTGGACAAGAGTGAATAAGGCATCAACTCTTGGCTATGCCATTCCAGGAAGCATAATAGCGGTAGCTGTTTTCAGTTTATTTACACAAATAAAATCAATTCTTGGCCCGTCCATAGATCAAAACACATTTCTCTATATTATTTTAATTGTTGGATTAATGACAAGATTTCTTTCTCTTGCCTTTAAAAGTATAGAATCTGCTTTAAAGAAAATTTCCAATAATACTGATAAAGCGGCTAGATCAATGGGAGCACGTCCCATTGAGATTCTTCATAAAATATATATCCCTATTATAAAGGGCGGTATATCGAGCGCTTTTATAATGATTTTCATTGAAGTTATGAAGGAGATGCCAATGACCCTAATGTTAAGACCATTTGGTCATGACACATTGTCAGTTAAAGTATATGAATTTACTTCTGAGGGCGAGTGGGAAAAGGCCTCCATTGCAGGTCTAATGATTGTGCTAACAGGAATGATCTCAGTTGCCCTATTAATTTTCTCATCTCGCCAAAAAAGGGAAAGAATATGA